A stretch of Thermus antranikianii DSM 12462 DNA encodes these proteins:
- a CDS encoding CBS and ACT domain-containing protein, with amino-acid sequence MLVRDWMTKDPLTVAPDTPVLEAINLLKNKGFRRLPVVKDGKLIGLVTDKDLKDAMPSKATTLSVWEMNYLLSKLTVQEVMAKPVITVEADAPLEKAALLMEERKIGGLPVMEGDKLVGIITVTDVLRAFIEVLGLKMGGLRITVDIPDVPGALAQMARAVPPANIVSIATAAHLNGYQRLVLRVVGEDVEGVPDRLRAAGERVVDVRPG; translated from the coding sequence ATGCTGGTCAGGGACTGGATGACCAAGGACCCCCTCACCGTGGCCCCGGATACCCCGGTGCTGGAGGCCATCAACCTTTTGAAGAACAAGGGTTTCCGGCGGTTGCCGGTGGTAAAGGACGGGAAGCTCATTGGCCTGGTCACCGACAAGGACCTCAAGGACGCCATGCCCTCCAAGGCCACCACCCTCTCCGTGTGGGAGATGAACTACCTCCTCTCCAAGCTCACGGTGCAGGAGGTTATGGCCAAGCCCGTGATCACCGTGGAGGCCGACGCGCCCCTGGAGAAGGCAGCCCTTTTGATGGAGGAGAGGAAGATCGGCGGCCTCCCGGTGATGGAAGGGGATAAGCTGGTGGGCATCATCACCGTGACCGATGTCCTGAGGGCTTTCATTGAGGTGTTAGGGCTCAAGATGGGGGGCTTGCGCATCACCGTGGACATCCCGGATGTGCCCGGGGCCCTGGCCCAGATGGCCCGGGCGGTTCCCCCGGCCAACATCGTGTCCATCGCTACCGCTGCCCACTTGAACGGGTACCAGCGCTTGGTCCTGAGGGTGGTAGGGGAGGATGTGGAGGGTGTCCCTGACCGGCTTCGGGCTGCCGGGGAGCGGGTGGTGGACGTACGCCCCGGTTAG